GTCCAACTGTAGGCTTGAAGCCTCGGCCAAGCGGACTACCTAAGCTTCCAGTAACCTTCGATATCCCACTCAAATCGCCACCAAAATGCTTGAAATCCTCCAGAAACCTTCCTTAGCTCATGGGTAACAAAATCCCTATGCTTTAAAGCCCCAATTCGTTCGTTAACCATctcgatttgaagctttaaaCTTCTAAACTTCCGGCCACTttgtgctctatttataggcacaACCGAGCTTTGAAACGACCTTGGCCACTCAATCCAATGCCTTAAGCGTCTCCACCTCCCTAAGATAGACCTAAACACAACCTCACCTAACCATAAACATGATTTACAGTGCTtcaaaaaattgaccaaattgtagttaaaaaaactcaataatCTGGCCATACTAGAGGCTGTTGTTGGCCCAAACTTTATCCCCAAGCACCTCCGACCAACCCTCGTGAAACCCCCGTGGCCCAAATCACCGGTCGACAACTACTAGTGGCTTGGTCGATTTCCCATTGCCactaattttgagtttttgcacttttgacccattgatttttgttttctcacTTTGGCCCTCTTTCAcaaagcccctcaacttttgataaTTGCCTTTGAGTCCCTCAAGTCTTAATCCTTTCATTTATCTCTTAAACCTTTTAGGAAAACGTCATTTTGACCCCTCTcgagcaattttaaaaaattatacttaggtcCGAATGTTCATTTTGGCTGCAAACCCATTCgtttcttccaaaaatcattgaagggttgctctacTTGAAGAATTGAAGTTTCTTGAGGCTTCTGTTTCCATTTTGGGAGTCTCCTACGATTATTCGACTTTACAGCTTATTccatagctgtattttagctgtatcgaaaattatttctaatataatttctttctttgccataaatcatacctcGAAATACTTGACAATACCGAATCATTTTATTTAGGAATCTCGGCTCCAAGGTACTCCCTGTAGTCAATTCGATTAATTTCTCAGGCTATTCTGATACCTATTTTCCCTCAAAtccatttttctaataaaattcttatttcttaattaaCTCAAAGTTATTGGGTATTACACCTATTCTATAAGGCAATGAAGTTTTATAGGGAATCATAATTTAATGAATACTAATGAACGAGAGTGATATGTTCCAATGGTCGGTGCCTATCTTAAAGATGTCAGTTTCAATCACTGGGCACGCTCATTCTCAGATGGCAAGCGATTTGATatcataatgaaaaatattgcaGAATGCTTGAATGCAGCCTTGACGAATGCACAAAAATTGTCGATTCAATATCTGATGGAGTACATCAGGAATATGCATCAACATTGGTTTTATGAGAGACAGGGTGATGCTAGTTAGATGGGAGGATATATCATAGCATGAGCTGAAGGAGAAATAACGAAAAGATTGGCATTATCCCAATATTAACATCTAGAACCCATTgatatttatagaattaatgTTAAAGATGGGAACTCCGGTGgcataattgaattgaatgcgAGAAGTTGCACATGTCGAGTGTTTGAGTTCGACCAATTGCCATGTGGACATGCCCTGGTTGCTGCACGTTCATGCATCATTGACCCATACACCTTGTGCTCCTCATACTACCAAACTAAAGCTCTCCTGGGTGCTTACATAGATTCTATAATGCCGGCGGGCAGTCAAGCTGATTGGACCGTGATGGATGAAATTACTTCTTGCTTAATTGCTATCGTCGGGTACTGGATGCAAATGTGGAAGGTGCAAGATGTTCCAAATTCCTTCATTTGGGGAAGAGAAGACGAGGGTCAAATGTGGTCGTTGTGGTCAAGTTGGTCATAATTGCTAAACTTGCTCAAATCCCATTtctttggaagaaaaaaaaataggaaatgtgCAAGAGTGGTTAGTCACATTATCTTAGTTTTATGTACCTTTGAATAAATATCACTTTTGATATTTGCTTTACTCTATAACTACAGGATGACATAAAGGCTGATGATGTATTGGCAGCAACCACGTTGAAATTCAAATAAGGATGACACAAAGGGTGATGAGTGACCgagcgattgtcgaaccactccagaattagagatctatatgtctcttctctagtttgcagcaaagtgcaccctaggtcatctctcacaaggagcctcactttcctctatgaacaagaagaaccaatataaccaacagtttgtttggggggggggggggttgacagaaaactaattaacaaaacagaaaaacaaggatggatgaaaaatcagtacaagaaatgcaaccggctgtgtatttgtcccctctatgaaatcttcctcgtccactctataaatcttagcttgttaggtgttttaatctctggatatcaaacttaaagcatccccaacaaccgtccaaggattagaatgattggaataacaaaatgaatatagaagcctcttataaacaaaatgcaaccatccactctctattcaacctatccggacctatgcaagaacaaccgttcaagcacataatattcatttccgatatgttataccaaccggctataacattctgttctctaagcatttaacaaaaaatgaaaccatgcaaattcacacaaacctgccatgaactccatgcattcacaaatctgctcaaactaaaccaaatggaaatgaacaagattaaaacaaacaaaccaggtttttgtagctcatccgggacttagattccacatggattcaagatacacaaccggttacaaatgctctagcctatcattacagcaaggaaaacaaagtggaacaaaagatgaaggaaacagaaaaatgctaacaataAAAAACGACCAGAATCCTCCCTCTTTTCACTTCCCTCCTCCcatgaaataagtgctaagaggccttaaatacatggctaagaaggctagggttgggcctagcccaacagaaaataagtgagcccaaaaaatagtaaaattgagcagcccaagtctgctccttgaaagttagcccaagctcctttagttgagccacttctctagtccATCCAacattccctaaagcctggatccatagaagtaagatagaaaatagtgtaaggatgatttgaagcataataaaatagaaacaatgaaatatcagcaaaaattacttgaaatggcctaataagactgaggtgaaacgccaaaatatagtataaatatgcatgctatcaattcccccatacttagacttttgcactcctgggcaaaacactagactctatgactcaagaataaaaatgcGGAAAAACAGAAATCAGATGCAAGGTAAGTCTTcgagaattcatcattcaaagatcatctttcctctacttccaagaaaacaagtgatatggcaattcattcaataagacaaatcaaaagtagaagcctctcacaggacaagtgtatgctcaaaaatctctcaagaggtggtggtgactgtttcgctcaaattcacccaatcacaattccactaccataagcttgtttatcttctcaatctccactatccatgtcacatgcatgccacaaatcaaaagggcttattcagggttgtaatgtggggaagaaagaaatggaaagacaatcaatgaaggaaaacatgccttaggttgagaaaacatttcatgcaactccaagatcaagagatagaatttccaagcattatgaaaaacattgcatctttattcggttgagtgcgttttacgctctgtctcaactttgctttcttttttttttttggtagagatgagtgcgttttacgctccttctcaccattctatccttttcttgcttttctttttctttttcatggatgcaaatggcctttggccttatgacttgcttgatgaattcaatctctctctctagaatgcacttaatattcctcttcctaaggttggaaggtccaaaaagggtgtatgaaaatgaagggtaaaaatgatggctctaagtggcaaacgaaagggattgattgattgattttttttttttttttttgaataacaaaatggccaaatggggacaagaaagaatgccttaatcatgtttgagtcatgcatgaacaaatatagcctcaaccaagaatcaaaacaagttctagagtggagatcatgataggtgaatgcacacacaagaaagacaataggctcaaaatcctcacggctgtagactacccaatcaatctatcaaatcaaactcattgccaagtcacttgaaatcaaggaagataagatcgaagttctaatcatgctgggttcttttagacttaattgcttaacttgcatttccacgcaaaacagactcaactaaacccaaggaaaaagaaatatgaaaagataaagaaaatgctgctaaaataagaatgctgcctccccccacacttagactttacattgccctcaatgtaaacatgcaattccaatcaagaataggacaagtaaatgtaaaatactagggagagagaaacagcctgatgtatcaaatggaggtggcgttgaggagatgcagctcctccacaatatgctcctgaaagctctcgtagaatggcttaagccactgcccgttcactgtgaattgctttacattggactcgtccttgattgcaactgcaccaaagggaaaaacatgaataactatgaaaggaccagtccaacgagaacgtaacttaccgggcatcaacttgagacgggaattgtatagcagaactttctggccaacttcgaatgtcttcctcacaa
This genomic stretch from Diospyros lotus cultivar Yz01 chromosome 1, ASM1463336v1, whole genome shotgun sequence harbors:
- the LOC127801564 gene encoding uncharacterized protein LOC127801564, producing MVGAYLKDVSFNHWARSFSDGKRFDIIMKNIAECLNAALTNAQKLSIQYLMEYIRNMHQHWFYERQGDANGNSGGIIELNARSCTCRVFEFDQLPCGHALVAARSCIIDPYTLCSSYYQTKALLGAYIDSIMPAGSQADWTVMDEITSCLIAIVGYWMQMWKDDIKADDVLAATTLKFK